GCTATTTCCGGATAAAGTTCACTGGTGGAATAGTAAGTTTCATGCGTATGTAAGGCCCTGCAGCATCTAAATATTACTCGTAATCTAAAGTATGGAAATGCTTCATCTGGGTGTCTGAATAGAGTTGAGAAAATTATTCTGATGGCCTTGGTACATTTTGAATATGAtcgaaaatttcaaaatatgtcatgTGATTAGTGGTTGTAGTACAGCACTTGTGTCTTTTATGATGGGGAATACCCCGCTGGTCCAACGCCGTAAATAGATGTTTTATATGGCACTTACGAACTCTATTCTCTATTTTTAAAATCCAAACACAGAAGGAGATATCCCTCCCATGCCCTCATCTGGCTGAAATCATTTATGATCGGGTCCCGGGATATGAACCAGGTCTAAAATATGGCTATGTTTTTGACGAGGTTACAAGTTGAgcctagcctacctgtagacttgaaggactatcgctattacactattctgctatcctaactatagcctacctgtagacttgaaggactatcactactacactattccgctaccCTAactaacatttatatttttttgaattttcgctgtTCTTCCAATGAAGGACAGCAAAATGTCAGTCACGTTACGATAGCGGAAAAGTGAtcgtccttcaagtctacaggtaatCTTAGAAGGTGGCCATACACCATTGCCCAAACATAAGATACGTGCCCACACAATCCACCAACCCCAAACCCCCGTCTCGCGACGGGGGTATGAATATTAGTACTATATATCCCAATATTGTTGCCCGTCGTTTAACTAGTATACTGTGTTTTATATATCACGGTGACGTCAGAGTGGCGGGGTGTTTTTAGAAAAACACTGGACAGTCATTTACAAATTTCGTTATCATGGCAACGTCTGTTCATTCAGTGATGAAGTACTTCAACAGTCATCATCGtcaacaactacatgtactaacattGCCTGTAGTTTACATTTCCCGTTGTACTAGttaaattattttctttgtaactAAACCCAACTGCTTCTTGTATAATAACTCATCACACAAATATGGTTCCGACAATAGCTACAATCCACAAACATGACATATTATTGGATaatacaacaaacaacaacagtgCACGTTTACTACATCATGATCtgattaattttacatttacttTTGACCTATCGATATACAAATATAAGGTCATCAGTGGCATACATATCGAGTGattgtatatcatattacttttctttcctcaattttatttcattgatgtatatatatatatatatatatatatatatatatatatatatatatatatatatatatatatatatatatatatataatatatatatatatatatatatatatatatatatatatatatatatatatatatatatatatatatatgttgagggtagaagaaaatcaagtgtggtttttcgtctctacaagcctgtttcgtgagtaaatcactcgtccaGTGGAGAGTTGATTTCGTCACCGTTAGCACGTTTCTGTATTATGACTGTAGTAAAGTTAAATGACCTTGTGATATAGACGATAAGCTCAGGGTAAATCAGTTACTAGTTCTcacatttattgtaaatatattaaaataaagacaaagacatttattttcaaaaaaaaaacacatgaaaCGTTTGAGCTGGTCCGAGAGCAAAAAAGAAAGACAACTTACCAATCCCCCTGTCCATGCTGGGGTAGCGACAAAGAATAACTGACAGCCTAGAAACATGGCAGTTACGCCAAGACCAAGAGAACTGAGTCCAATAACGACATGACCCATACCGAACCCAAATGCGGCAGATTCGCTAAATCCCGATTTTACTTTCGATGGCTTCAAACTGGCAACATTTGCTACTGGCGTCGTTTGGTCATCGTCTTCGATAGCTGTTATTAAAGGTGCTTCGTCGATTCGAACGGCCATTTTGTCGATAAACGTCGTACACAGGTCTTCACAATTGTATCGTTGGAACGATTTTTTGTCAACTTTCTAAAAGGACATACAGTGGTGTTTCGATCAAGTAgttaccttgaaaatgtttcCATATAATATCGAATATATGACGGGTTAAGACAGAACAAGGCTTGGTTGTGGCATCAAACCTTTTTATGGCACTACGTAATGAGTAACTGCGACAACCCCAGATACGTATGTCTATATATGGAGACTACGATGAGATCATCCAAACAACAGGTAGTTTCAAAGTTAATAATTAGCGAAAATGTGTTAATACAAAATCGAGGAATAACCGACCATGACCTGTTTGGCTATTTCTAATACAATAACACTCTGTTTTAGAGGACAATGACTTCTCACTGTTCTAAAACATCCTCTGTTATAATGAAGATTTTTTGTAAGTGGCGAATTTTTGCAATTATACCAAAACTGTGAAACCAcatcacaaaaaataattaattaaatagtTGATATTAAATGCGGTAGCACCAAATTATCAAGGTTAATACTATAGTATAGACTGGGGCAATGTGAAGAGAGACCCAAAAATACCAAGACTAACCCTATTCTGACGTCACTATTCTACCTACATTGCTTTCTCACGTACCACTATAATGGCATATGGTGATGATTGTTGTCTCGTGACCACCACGTGACACACCTATAAAAAGGACAAATAAGATGGAAAGAACAATGCATGTATCCGGTAGTAATCGAGTATAGTTTTTTTCCACATCTCAGTATATATCAATGACCATGGTGTCCCAGCCCAGAGACGTGTTTATTTGATGACTCCATGGCCATGCGCCACACACTGGCTTGTTCTCGGCCAAACGAATGTCGACAAGGTATTGTATCGAAGACTATGAAACCAAGTTAGTCCATACGCACAATCGTTTTCGATTCAGACATCttaattatgaaatgaaaaactTTAAGAGCTTGCGTCTCTGAGCTTGCATCATTTTTACAGCGTGGCGGAAGATATGGAAAACTGGCAAAAtggtcgttggtggcgcttctTCACCCGAATTTCATGCCCGAATTTACACATCTGACCCATTTCCTGCAATACAAGTCAAGCGAATAAGAGCTAGGCAATTCACTATACTAGTAACATACTAAGAGTCGCAGAATCTGCtaattttggcatatttttaTTACTGTGTAGAGTGCCACCTAGTATATTAGCAGCCAACAAACTTTCTACACAACTTCACAAATGACACATTGTGgtacaaaaaatatatcaagACCTGTGAGAGTACATATGTGACTGTTAACTTCTTGAATTAGTATTTCTAGTAATTTTAGATGATAAGACATCGTCGAAATCGGAAGCAAAGCTCGAGCACCAAGTGCTCAAGTTGTGATTCATTATCAAATGATGTGTAGTTAAGAAGAGTTGCGCAATAtccaacaaacatacaaaatcgAAGATGGCTGCCGCCATCGCCGGAGATTTTGAATGTTGGCTTTCGGATAAATTATCCGAACTAAATATCGACGAGGATGTCTTTGGGACGTACATTACTGGTATCTTAGATACGGAAGATTCTAGTCATGATGACAAAGTCGAGGCTTTGGCAGGAATTCTGTCTGAAATCACGGTAAGTTTTGAATGGATCACATGCGAAGTGCATGGATTGTTAAAACAAGCATGTTGTCCCTGGGTCATATAGCGGCAGCCATATTATTCAAGATCTCATTCAGAGCGAATTTGTGATATAGaaaattttgttgtatttactGGTATAGCTAAATAACATATATAACAAAAAGGTATCAGATACCAccttttatataattatttaacGCTGTATCGAGCAAGATTAACTATCGTGCTGTCAACATAACGGCTAACGTCAAAATTAACAACTGTTTCCATGCGTGGCTGTCAGTGTCACTGTTAAGCATCAAGCTGTTACCAGCagactacatgtagtttagCATTTCATGCCACTCGTCGCTATTTATAATGAAGTACTGCATAGTACGTCATAGTACGTCGTGGTACGTCCAAGGACTACGAGTTCTTTTATGAGTCTCTGGAATTTAAGTTATTCTGACAAATATGTTGGTGGAATCTCAAATTTACTGCACTTGTGTGCATGACCAACACTTTTATTCAAGACCCAACTAAGATGTACATAGGCAGAACTCATATTTAACCatgtgaactgtttcagctataTTTCCATTGGTCTGTCAGACTATCACCTTGTAAAATATATAACTATTTGAATATAATTACTTTTAAGTTTCCAAAACCTGTTAAAATGTTGGAAAGATATCCAAGCGATGGGCCTTGAGATAATGGTGATGGGtacttagatattattccagaatatttgtcttcattcagccaaagaaaatatgagtgacctaaggggtcttgtctcTACAAGTCAcaagacaagtagtgacaaactaATACATCACTCATGTTTTCTGCCCAAATGAAGGAAAAAATATTGCTACTCACTATGTCAGaaagttattgaaaataatCCCAATTTTTTCTTGACACCTCATCAGTGGTGCCAGGGGTGTAGTACAGATCAACAGTGTCGGGGTTTACTACAGGTTTTGCTTTTGTTTCTTGTAGGAAGATGGTGTTGAAGACACTTGTGAAGAAATCTTAACAAAGTGGCAAGAAAGTCATGAAAAGAAAGTGATGAAAGCACAAGAAGCCAAAGCTCTAGGTAAAGTGATAAAATTCAGAACAAGATTGATTTTAGTAGGTTGTGTTTTGGTTTTTGgttagggttgtcggtggccgagtggttaatcCACTtacctcttaccactgcggtcagggttcgaaccccattcagggttcaaTTAAATTTACCTCGCTGTAAATAAGAAGAGTGTTATatagtttgactctactgaacaatgcagagttttccctgggtactctggtttcctcctgcactaacactgaaccttcctcctgttattgTATTTGGCAATGTAATGGCTGTTGGATGGTAtggtaaatataattaaaaacCTAATCATACAGGGTCTAACATTAAGCTATACAAAGAGTTTGTGTCACAGTGGGCTggaaatacaaaaacaaaaatcattgtACACAAGATAATTggagaaaaaaatcaaagtatATGGAAGGAAATtaactttaatttaatttataaaataaacttacatgtacatgtgcacttcaacaccccccccccccccaccccccacatGCACCCACACACCACCTTCACCTTAAAGACAGCGGCCCAACACCTCTGTAAGACATGGCTGGAAATTAACATTAgccctgtgtccacagactaccaattcttgtcatggggctaccataatttgcagctggtacccgactcaggctaccactgattatgtgatgatttaaaggatggtaGATTTACAGAcgtgaaagtattttaatattaaacACAGATATTTCAAATAggggaactctgttttcagttcaggaatgcAGGACTATTGGTCACAaaccttgggctaccactttctgaaatttgTAGCCCACttggactaccaaagaaaataGTTAATTTCGAGCCCAGTATGAAGACCTGTGTCATTTGTACTTTTGTATGCAACTATATCCAAAATAAGATGATAAGTACACTTagatttattttctattttgtatttgatatttgtagaAATAGAGGCTAGCAAACAGGCTGTGGCAAGCATCATGGAAAAACATACAACAAGTGTTGTCAAGAAAGAAATGACGGATGAAGAAAAGGCAAGAAAAGCAGCACTTCTAGCTCAGTATGCAGATGTTtctgatgaagaagaagaatatCCTTTGATAGTTTCATACTTCATTGTccaaataattgaaaatagcTCAAGAATTCAACCAAGAATGTTGTTTACTTGATTTAGAATTCAACCAAGAACGTTGTTtactaaatttaaaattcaaccaAAAACGTTGTTTATTTGATTTAGAATTCAACCAAGAACATTGTCAGAAAATTATACACCCTACACATTTGATTTTGGACTCTATTAATTTATTATCACATATTTAacatggtaatacatgtattttaaaaaggaaatgacaatttttctcaagaaaaaCAATTCACATTGTTACTCTGTGGAAACAATAGTCTGCTTGTGtaatatgacacacacacacacacacacacacacacacacacacacacacacacacacacacacacacagacacacacacacacacacacacacacacacactaacaatatgtatgtataaggaTTAAGACACTACAATACTTACTGCTCAACCAACACAAACTTATTGTATGCTTGATTGAAAGATTTTGTGTATGAAAGCTACAGATAATATCTTCGTAGTCTGTGTGACATTGATGAGACTGCCTCATTCATCTTTCCTTTCAAGTATTTATTATCTTTAACAAAGATGCACAGAGGGCAGTGGACACCATGGAAACCATGCAACACAATTTGTACCCAATGGCTGTATCCTTTTCAGACAAAATTAGGCGTCAATAGACCATCTAATGGAttacgccctctagtggtgtaGTTCAACAgtgatgtaaacaatttaaCAGACCTTTCATAGTGTTGATTTCTTGGGTTCTACATCATTTGAAAGATctgttgtatgtatgcatatacaggcagacacactcccacacatacatacatgtatatgtacatacatacatacatacatacatacatacatacatacatacatacatacatacatacatacatatgaacatacacacgtacatagtCATGATGATACATATCTAcctatctacatacatacatacatacatacatacatacatacatacatacatacatacatacatacatacatacatacatacatacatacatacatacatacatacatacatacatacatacatacatacatacatacatacatacacacacatgcctATCTACCTACACACGTACATATTTACTATACATAGTTGTATCTACAgacattgttatttttcttgACCACACTTTAGCTTCTCTGTTTCAAAACACCAATGCAAAGGCAATATCTGATGCAGAAAAGGCAAAACGTGAAAAGTCCAAACAGGAGTATGAGAAGAAAAAAGAGCGAGATAAGCTACAGAGAGAGAAAGATAAACAGAAGGTCTTGGATAGAAAAGAGAAGGAGAAGAAGAGAACACAGAAACAGGAACGAAGGAGATAGCTACCATTACTGGATTCACAATAATCAAAGGACTTGAATAacttatgaaatatgtattttaagaCAACTTCAATATACATCATGGGTGGAAGGGTTGCAAGATCATAGTCACAGGCAGTGGTCAGTTTTCCTTCTTAGCACTCAGTATaaacttatttatttttttatttaagtgAAATTTGCCAGAGGAAAACTTAATAATCACTTTTGATAAGAAGATTAAGattagtgtctagttcagattgGAAGATGATGCACCAAGGCAGCATCAAATATCtatttgaaatttatatttgatACGTGATCCTAATGGAAATTATGTGTACACAAGTCAAACCTATAAACTGATTTTGTAATCAGTTCAAGGTAATATGGTAGCTAAAGATTAGATGCCATGTTAGATTTCCCATAATCCTCTTCCATGTCAAAGATCATTGCAGAAACTCATTATGTTCAGTTTCTTCTAGAGCTGTTAGTTGTTTCAGCTATGTGAGGAATTTTTTTACAGGAGCATCTGTGAATGTTTAACCTCTACGAAATCATGTATCAAAAGTTGACTTATAGTATGATatgattgacctttgacctcttaaATCAAAATGGCCGACTGCTGAAAATTTATCACAAGGTATTATTGGTTCTAtaatcaaaattttgacaaacaTGTTTATTATCAGTTTGTTCTTGTGAATTTCAActtaatttataatacatgcAAGGGAATTGAGATACAAGGGTTAATACTTAAACCATCAAAATATACTTATGTCAGTTGTGCAGTCATGATGGCTGTCAGAGTCACAATTAGATTTGCAGGCAGAAATTCTGCAAGTTGCTTATTTCAGACTCATACTGTAGTTTGTTCATACTATAGCCATGTATGATGTCAGTTTGTAAACCGGGCTTTAAAAATTTCCTGTTATATGAAACATAATTGAATAAAAAAGCCGCAAGAACAACTAACAGTATGTCTTCCTctaatatcaatttcaatatgataactttattgtccatgTAAATGAAAAGTGTGCAATTGAGGTTTTTTCATTGTCATCACAGAATTCCAACATATCCAGCAGACTTTTCTATTAAAGCTTATTTGTGTATATACACAGTTAACAAAGATACATGTGGGCTCAATACAGTGTAACTTGTCTATTAGATTCAAAGCCAAGTAGTAAAATTAGGGAATTTGAAATGTTACCACCGATGCAATGAAAGGTttgttaaaacaaaacaataaaattacACAAACTATGTAGATAGTGATGATTCAAGTCTACATTCTTACATTAGTGTCATCTTATATGTGGaacataaggattacataggattatgttttgttctggaccaactttttctaaagCTCTTTCAGACATCTGTTTATCTCACCTTAAGTTTAATCATGTTCCAACATAGTCTGTTATATTCATTTCAACTTTGGAAGAATGTTCTGCTATGACAGtaagaaatttacaaattatgataatgataattgataattgaattgaattaattgtTAAGAAATTATAATCAGGGGACGTAGATAAGGACCAATATTTGGCAAAAACAACCACCCACTCAGCCATGTTTTGTCAGCTATTTTTCAGGAACCTGTTGTAAAATTCTTTATTTCAACTGGTATATTTCCATCAGTGGACAGATTTACGAGTCTTGTTCCTAGATATTACTGCctacttttcacattttaccAGCTTCATTTAAAATGAGGGACATCCCTGGTAACTtgatatcaatcaatcactttATCAAGTTCCAGTTTGCACTACAGTGTGGAGTTCAGAGGTGGTGTACAATTAGAAGGCTTCTAGAGTAGAAAGATGTCTTTTAATTCTTTCTGATATATTGCAGTATACATGtgaaaagtattttattttaggTCCTGTTacacagtgccctctagtggtagccAAATTGTGTTGGTGTGGGTCAGTATGATAGAAAgtggcatttcttgtgaatcaccacatagtaagagatacgggaacatcaaattttggtgcatcactagagattatgtgtgtcagtggcgcgtcaaattggcATAGAGAGAGAGCACGCTTGTCCTGTATGtaagtgtttgttttgtatacaGCCCCTACctcatatatatacaatagCGTTCCAATCATACAAACTATACAGTCTATAGTCCTAAGGttgtctttttctttttaaaacagGAAATATGTGATCTATTCCAACAGGAGATTACTTCAAATGTTTAGAATATGGACATTGGTTATTTATGAAATGATTTGCTCCAGAACAGTGGTAATTAAAGGGGTTGTGCaaaggttgtttttttttgtatggaGAGGAGGGAGCATTAGAATAGCATGACTTTGCTTAATTTCTACTCCAT
This Glandiceps talaboti chromosome 13, keGlaTala1.1, whole genome shotgun sequence DNA region includes the following protein-coding sequences:
- the LOC144444573 gene encoding coiled-coil domain-containing protein 43-like — protein: MAAAIAGDFECWLSDKLSELNIDEDVFGTYITGILDTEDSSHDDKVEALAGILSEITEDGVEDTCEEILTKWQESHEKKVMKAQEAKALEIEASKQAVASIMEKHTTSVVKKEMTDEEKARKAALLAQYADVSDEEEEEGSGHHGNHATQFVPNGSSLFQNTNAKAISDAEKAKREKSKQEYEKKKERDKLQREKDKQKVLDRKEKEKKRTQKQERRR